In Candidatus Thermoplasmatota archaeon, a single window of DNA contains:
- a CDS encoding aspartate kinase, whose protein sequence is MKFGGTSVGSGEMLVRVSDIVAASPGGRVVVISAMSGVTDAILAALDKVRRDESAIDPFLASLRDRHLKAIEDAGVSDVEADRARREIDELVQKLERLLYGIAYTEELTGKSRDLAVSFGERLAVRALAATLRSRGTPAEALDADAAGVVTDGVFGNASPIMPEVERNLARTVTPLVERGVAPVVTGFFGADPLGHVTTFGRGGSDYTASIVAAALRAERLEVWKDVDGFLTADPRVIKEAAPIDVMTYDEAAELAYVGAKVLHPRTVEPVKERGIPIYVRATFDPAGEGTLITSDTPATALSLRSCATKGKLAIIRLYGPGMAYTPGIGKKVFAALGDAKVNVYNMAASQASFALLVNEEDLDRGVKALEAMHEGIIQSVEGIRDMTLVCVVGRGIGSTHGTAGRVFTAVGNAGVNIEMIGVGASDIALNFVIRSRDAERCLVAIHDTFLKKEPRRKGASKP, encoded by the coding sequence ATGAAGTTCGGCGGCACGAGCGTCGGATCCGGCGAGATGCTCGTCCGCGTGTCGGACATCGTCGCCGCGTCCCCCGGGGGCCGCGTCGTCGTCATCAGCGCGATGAGCGGCGTCACCGACGCCATCCTCGCGGCGCTCGACAAGGTCCGCCGGGACGAGAGCGCGATCGATCCCTTCCTGGCCTCGCTGCGCGACCGCCATCTCAAGGCGATCGAGGACGCGGGCGTCTCCGACGTCGAGGCGGACCGCGCGCGACGCGAGATCGACGAGCTCGTCCAGAAACTCGAACGCCTCCTCTACGGCATCGCCTACACGGAGGAGCTCACGGGCAAGTCGCGCGATCTCGCCGTCTCCTTCGGCGAGCGCCTCGCGGTGCGCGCCCTCGCCGCGACCCTTCGATCCCGCGGGACCCCGGCGGAGGCGCTCGACGCGGACGCCGCGGGCGTCGTCACGGACGGCGTCTTCGGCAACGCGAGCCCCATCATGCCGGAGGTCGAGCGCAACCTCGCGAGGACCGTGACGCCGCTCGTCGAGCGGGGCGTCGCGCCGGTCGTCACCGGCTTCTTCGGGGCCGACCCCCTCGGTCACGTGACGACCTTCGGCCGCGGCGGGTCGGACTACACGGCGAGCATCGTCGCCGCCGCGCTCCGCGCCGAGCGGCTCGAGGTCTGGAAGGACGTCGACGGCTTCCTCACGGCGGACCCGCGCGTGATCAAGGAAGCCGCGCCGATCGACGTCATGACGTACGACGAGGCGGCGGAGCTCGCCTACGTCGGCGCGAAGGTGCTGCACCCGCGGACGGTCGAGCCCGTCAAGGAGCGCGGCATCCCCATCTACGTGCGCGCCACGTTCGATCCCGCGGGCGAAGGCACGCTCATCACCTCCGACACGCCCGCGACGGCCCTGTCCCTCCGCAGCTGCGCGACGAAGGGCAAGCTCGCGATCATCCGCCTCTACGGCCCCGGCATGGCGTACACGCCCGGCATCGGCAAGAAGGTCTTCGCGGCGCTCGGCGACGCGAAGGTCAACGTCTACAACATGGCCGCGAGCCAGGCGAGCTTCGCGCTCCTCGTGAACGAGGAGGACCTCGACCGCGGCGTCAAGGCGCTCGAGGCCATGCACGAGGGCATCATCCAGTCGGTCGAGGGCATCCGCGACATGACCCTCGTCTGCGTCGTCGGCCGCGGCATCGGGTCGACGCACGGCACGGCCGGTCGCGTTTTCACGGCCGTCGGGAACGCGGGCGTCAACATCGAGATGATCGGCGTCGGCGCCTCCGACATCGCGCTCAACTTCGTGATCCGGTCGCGCGACGCGGAGCGATGCCTCGTCGCCATCCACGACACGTTCTTGAAGAAGGAGCCCCGCAGGAAAGGAGCGAGCAAGCCATGA
- the aroA gene encoding 3-phosphoshikimate 1-carboxyvinyltransferase, giving the protein MLKVAPSTVSGTTAAPPSKSYTHRALVLGLLSERSEVVEPLLSEDPLATLACVERLGAKVERFEDRVRLEGGAVATPADVLDAKNSGTTLRILTAVSALAPGTSVLTGDASLRRRPMQPLFDALRPLGVEAYSTRGNGCAPVVVRGTLEGGETTIAGDVSSQFVSAILLAATRAEHATDLILTTPLKSRPYVDITLDMIARFGGAAAATPDGFSVPGGQALAGAVYRVPGDWSSAAFPWCAAAVTGGEVTVTNLDMASSQGDRAILGALEAFGCNVKAGDGIATVRGGDLRGIRWDLSDTPDMFPALAAVAAHARGETVLSGAAHLRYKESDRIAAMVSELRLMGVDADERPDGAVIRGGRKLSGAKVTSLGDHRIEMALVVAGLAAEGATVVDDHESHAVSYPRFLEEFARLGARLEVVS; this is encoded by the coding sequence GTGCTGAAGGTCGCCCCGAGCACGGTTTCGGGAACGACGGCGGCGCCGCCGTCGAAATCCTACACGCACCGCGCGCTCGTCCTCGGCCTCCTCTCGGAGCGCTCCGAGGTCGTGGAGCCCCTCCTCAGCGAGGACCCGCTCGCGACGCTCGCGTGCGTCGAGCGCCTCGGGGCGAAGGTCGAACGCTTCGAGGACCGCGTGCGCCTCGAAGGCGGCGCCGTTGCGACCCCCGCGGACGTGCTCGATGCGAAGAACTCGGGCACGACGCTCCGCATCCTCACCGCCGTCTCGGCTCTTGCGCCCGGGACCTCGGTGCTCACGGGCGACGCGAGCCTGCGCCGGCGGCCCATGCAGCCGCTCTTCGACGCGCTCCGCCCGCTCGGCGTCGAAGCGTACTCGACGCGCGGCAACGGGTGCGCGCCCGTCGTCGTCCGCGGCACGCTCGAAGGCGGCGAAACGACGATCGCGGGGGACGTCTCGAGCCAGTTCGTGTCCGCGATCCTTCTCGCGGCCACCCGCGCCGAGCACGCGACGGACCTCATCCTGACGACGCCCCTGAAGAGCCGGCCGTACGTCGACATCACGCTCGACATGATCGCGCGCTTCGGGGGCGCCGCCGCGGCCACGCCGGACGGCTTCTCGGTTCCCGGCGGACAGGCCCTTGCCGGCGCGGTCTACCGCGTCCCCGGCGACTGGTCGTCCGCGGCCTTCCCATGGTGCGCGGCCGCCGTGACGGGCGGCGAGGTCACGGTCACCAACCTCGACATGGCTTCGAGCCAAGGCGACCGCGCGATCCTCGGCGCGCTCGAGGCCTTCGGTTGCAACGTGAAGGCCGGCGACGGCATCGCGACCGTGAGGGGCGGGGACCTCCGGGGCATCCGTTGGGATCTCTCCGACACGCCCGACATGTTTCCGGCGCTCGCGGCCGTCGCCGCGCACGCGCGCGGCGAGACGGTCCTTTCGGGGGCGGCGCACCTCCGCTACAAGGAATCCGACCGCATCGCGGCCATGGTGAGCGAGTTGCGCCTCATGGGGGTCGACGCGGACGAGCGTCCCGACGGCGCCGTGATCCGCGGCGGCCGGAAGCTTTCGGGCGCCAAGGTGACGAGCCTCGGCGACCACCGCATCGAGATGGCGCTCGTCGTCGCGGGTCTCGCGGCCGAGGGCGCGACGGTGGTCGACGACCACGAGAGCCACGCCGTCTCCTACCCTCGCTTCCTCGAGGAGTTCGCGCGTCTCGGCGCGCGCCTTGAGGTGGTGTCGTGA
- a CDS encoding 3-dehydroquinate synthase II, with the protein MSANARTDAGERALVRVAGPDAKRLLTTALERGFSTFVVDHGREADFRSLGHLRLLTLAKDALLEDGRKVAARVEIATPEDQTRALALVGREPGLLVAARDWKIIPYENLIAACRSRGTRLLVEAATVEEATLALDALEVGVDAVVLAPRDAGDVVALANALAARAGDAVDLVEATVTEIRPVGSGDRVCLDTASVLRPGEGILVGSSSSALFLVHAETLDSGYVNARPFRVNAGPVHAYALLPGGKTRYLSEMRAGDETLVVASDGRARRVVLGRVKMETRPLVLVAAEAYGRRFTTLLQNAETIRLVRPGGDGVSVVDLKPGDRVLVRLEEGGRHFGTAIAETIEER; encoded by the coding sequence ATGTCGGCAAACGCGCGGACGGATGCGGGGGAGCGCGCCCTCGTGCGCGTCGCCGGACCCGACGCCAAGCGCCTCCTCACGACCGCGCTCGAGCGCGGCTTCTCGACCTTCGTCGTCGACCACGGTCGCGAAGCCGACTTCAGGTCGCTCGGCCACCTCCGGCTCCTCACCCTCGCGAAGGACGCCCTCCTCGAGGACGGCCGCAAGGTGGCCGCGCGCGTCGAGATCGCGACGCCCGAAGACCAGACGCGCGCCCTCGCGCTCGTCGGCCGCGAGCCCGGCCTGCTGGTTGCCGCCCGCGACTGGAAGATCATCCCGTACGAAAACCTGATCGCCGCCTGTCGAAGCCGCGGAACGCGCCTCCTCGTCGAGGCCGCGACCGTGGAGGAGGCGACCCTCGCGCTCGACGCCCTCGAGGTCGGCGTCGACGCCGTCGTCCTCGCGCCGCGCGACGCCGGCGACGTCGTGGCGCTCGCGAACGCGCTCGCCGCCCGCGCGGGCGACGCGGTCGACCTCGTCGAGGCGACCGTGACCGAGATCAGGCCCGTGGGTTCCGGGGACCGCGTCTGCCTCGACACCGCGAGCGTGCTCAGACCGGGCGAAGGCATCCTCGTCGGCAGCTCCTCCTCCGCGCTCTTTCTCGTCCACGCCGAGACGCTCGACTCCGGCTACGTGAACGCGCGCCCCTTCCGCGTGAACGCCGGACCCGTGCACGCGTACGCCCTCCTGCCGGGCGGGAAGACGCGGTACCTCTCCGAGATGCGCGCGGGCGACGAGACGCTCGTCGTCGCGTCCGACGGTCGCGCGCGTCGCGTCGTGCTCGGCCGCGTGAAGATGGAGACCCGACCGCTCGTCCTCGTGGCCGCGGAGGCGTACGGCCGCCGCTTCACGACCCTTCTCCAGAACGCCGAAACCATCCGGCTCGTCCGCCCCGGAGGCGACGGCGTGAGCGTCGTCGACCTCAAACCCGGCGACCGCGTCCTCGTGCGGCTCGAGGAGGGCGGACGCCACTTCGGTACCGCGATCGCCGAAACCATCGAGGAGCGCTGA
- the aroE gene encoding shikimate dehydrogenase produces MTLVVVSLAQATPEAMIAAARRAGDAADLLEVRADRLDKLDGKVLELLARDVRRPALLTIRPKREGGSFKGSETERRDLLIHGLEIGFEYLDVEADASFADGLIAQAHRRGAHVILSRHVLDGPAPDADAILAFLKECKDRGAWCGKVAIEAKSPRDLAALVHASLEARRRGYPAAVMAVNEAALRLLAPTLGLRLVYAAIPGEPLAAPGQLPADEIASVHAALTRVRGSTKTAFILGDPVDHSLSPAFQTAAFKAAGIDAMYVPWHVAPADLPRAIQGLAAKRSLLGANVTVPHKTAILPLLDRLDASARAAGAVNTLVPTDGHLVGHNTDGAGALDALAAAGIGVEGARVLILGAGGTARGVGRAFADAGARVALTNRSPRRAEEAAQVLGVATASWRNLETLVAEADLVVNATPLGLEPGEDPLAGIPIPKSLALLDAPYRTGGTDLVRRAQKAGAKVVRGESMLLYQGARAFSLWTDLPAPLHVMRRALLAQGVEA; encoded by the coding sequence ATGACCCTGGTCGTCGTCTCGCTCGCCCAAGCCACGCCCGAAGCCATGATCGCCGCCGCGCGCCGCGCGGGCGACGCGGCCGATCTTCTCGAGGTCCGCGCGGATCGGCTCGACAAGCTCGACGGGAAAGTGCTTGAGCTCCTCGCGCGCGACGTGCGTCGACCCGCGCTTCTCACGATCCGGCCGAAGCGCGAAGGCGGCTCCTTCAAGGGCAGCGAGACCGAGCGCCGCGACCTCCTCATCCACGGCCTCGAGATCGGGTTCGAATACCTCGACGTCGAGGCGGACGCGTCCTTCGCGGACGGGCTCATCGCGCAGGCCCACCGGCGCGGCGCGCACGTCATCCTCTCCCGGCACGTCCTCGACGGGCCCGCGCCGGACGCGGACGCGATCCTCGCCTTCCTCAAGGAGTGCAAGGACCGCGGGGCGTGGTGCGGCAAGGTCGCGATCGAAGCGAAGTCGCCGCGCGATCTCGCGGCCCTCGTGCACGCGAGCCTCGAGGCGCGGCGCCGCGGCTACCCGGCCGCGGTCATGGCCGTGAACGAGGCCGCCCTCCGCCTCCTCGCGCCGACGCTCGGATTGAGGCTCGTCTACGCCGCGATCCCGGGCGAGCCCCTCGCGGCGCCCGGCCAGCTTCCCGCGGACGAGATCGCGAGCGTCCACGCCGCGCTCACGCGCGTGCGCGGCTCGACGAAGACCGCGTTCATCCTCGGCGACCCCGTCGACCACTCGCTCTCGCCCGCGTTCCAGACGGCGGCGTTCAAGGCCGCCGGCATCGACGCGATGTACGTTCCTTGGCACGTCGCGCCCGCGGACCTCCCGCGGGCCATCCAGGGGCTCGCGGCGAAGCGGTCGCTCCTCGGCGCGAACGTGACCGTGCCGCACAAGACCGCGATCCTGCCCCTCCTCGACCGTCTCGACGCCTCCGCGCGCGCGGCGGGCGCCGTGAACACGCTCGTCCCGACGGACGGCCACCTCGTCGGGCACAACACGGACGGCGCGGGCGCGCTCGACGCGCTTGCGGCGGCCGGCATCGGCGTGGAGGGGGCGCGCGTCCTCATCCTCGGAGCCGGGGGCACGGCGCGCGGCGTCGGGCGCGCCTTCGCCGACGCGGGCGCGCGCGTCGCGCTTACGAACCGGTCGCCCCGTCGCGCGGAGGAGGCCGCCCAGGTCCTCGGCGTCGCGACCGCGTCCTGGCGCAACCTCGAGACGCTCGTCGCGGAGGCGGACCTCGTGGTGAATGCGACGCCTCTCGGCCTCGAACCCGGCGAGGATCCGCTCGCGGGCATCCCGATCCCGAAGAGCCTCGCGCTCCTCGACGCGCCCTACCGCACGGGCGGCACGGATCTCGTCCGCCGGGCCCAGAAGGCCGGGGCCAAGGTCGTGCGCGGCGAAAGCATGCTGCTCTACCAGGGCGCGCGGGCGTTCTCGCTCTGGACGGACCTCCCCGCGCCGCTCCACGTCATGCGCCGCGCGCTCCTTGCGCAGGGAGTCGAGGCATGA
- a CDS encoding VOC family protein: protein MPARPRAPRARFTLATLHVRRFAECRAFYKDVIGLPERRALPRAKWAEFGPARGVAIAIHERQEGEGGRRVGGPSGLFLDVADAEKAHAAYVARGAQTSYPPARAPWGGVVFGLLDPDGNEINFTGP, encoded by the coding sequence GTGCCCGCCCGACCCCGCGCGCCGCGCGCCCGGTTCACGCTCGCAACGCTCCACGTCCGACGCTTCGCGGAATGCCGCGCCTTCTACAAGGACGTCATCGGCCTCCCCGAGCGCCGCGCCCTGCCCCGCGCGAAGTGGGCCGAGTTCGGTCCCGCCCGCGGCGTCGCGATCGCGATCCACGAGCGGCAGGAGGGCGAAGGCGGCCGCAGGGTCGGCGGCCCGAGCGGCCTCTTCCTCGACGTCGCGGACGCGGAGAAGGCCCACGCGGCGTACGTCGCGCGCGGCGCGCAGACGTCCTATCCGCCGGCGCGCGCGCCCTGGGGCGGCGTCGTCTTCGGCCTGCTCGACCCCGACGGCAACGAGATCAACTTCACGGGACCCTAA
- a CDS encoding shikimate kinase — MSVGRARAWGAVSVVNGIATGEGASMAVGLSTTATVELIEETDAIEVSIGGDPGEDPTLAREVVRRVCVRAGVAHGARVATESDIPVSRGLKSSSAAANAVALATNEALKILEGRGLPERDLLDCAIDAALAAKVTITGAFDDATASLHGGLSVTDNRARKVYARHAPPAGHVAVVRVPDRKVRTLAVRDLAYDAIAPVARRAHALARSNEWAEAMTLNGLAYGALYGIDPAPALAALAAGARGASVSGTGPAIAAIAPEGKADAVARALAGGDARVVTVPLVSSKAEVISC; from the coding sequence ATGAGCGTCGGAAGGGCGCGCGCCTGGGGCGCGGTCTCCGTCGTGAACGGGATCGCGACCGGCGAGGGCGCCTCGATGGCCGTCGGCCTTTCCACGACGGCGACGGTGGAGCTCATCGAGGAGACGGACGCGATCGAGGTCTCGATCGGCGGCGACCCTGGGGAGGATCCCACGCTCGCGCGCGAGGTCGTGCGCCGCGTGTGCGTCCGCGCGGGCGTCGCGCACGGCGCGCGCGTCGCGACGGAAAGCGACATCCCCGTGTCGCGCGGCCTCAAGTCCTCCTCCGCCGCGGCGAACGCGGTCGCGCTTGCAACGAACGAGGCGCTCAAGATCCTCGAAGGACGGGGACTCCCCGAGCGCGACCTGCTCGATTGCGCGATCGACGCGGCCCTCGCCGCGAAGGTCACGATCACGGGCGCGTTCGACGACGCGACCGCGAGCCTCCACGGCGGCCTCTCGGTCACGGACAATCGCGCGCGCAAGGTCTACGCCCGGCACGCTCCGCCCGCGGGCCACGTCGCGGTCGTGCGCGTGCCCGACCGCAAGGTGAGGACCCTCGCCGTGCGCGACCTCGCGTACGACGCCATCGCCCCCGTCGCGCGCCGCGCGCACGCGCTCGCGCGCTCGAACGAGTGGGCCGAGGCGATGACATTGAACGGCCTCGCATACGGCGCGCTTTACGGGATCGACCCGGCCCCGGCGCTCGCGGCGCTCGCCGCGGGCGCTCGCGGCGCGAGCGTCTCCGGCACCGGTCCCGCGATCGCCGCGATCGCGCCCGAGGGCAAGGCCGACGCCGTCGCGCGCGCGCTTGCGGGCGGCGACGCGCGCGTCGTCACCGTCCCGCTCGTCTCCTCCAAGGCCGAGGTGATATCGTGCTGA
- a CDS encoding prephenate dehydrogenase/arogenate dehydrogenase family protein codes for MTAPGDLAKMREEIKRLDADIVRLAAGRVALARSIGEAKRAMGLPIRNYAVEAEVIADARAQATSLGLDPGLAEETMKLLIAEALRAQERDRRSASKASATGSRALVVGGRGAMGSWFCEFLDSKGMSVAVSDPRGAHANYAAVGDYRDAAGSFDVVVVAVPPAAAANVLDRLEGATEGLVFDIASLKSPLAGALRRLAAKGMNVTSVHPMWGPSTDLLASRNLVLCDCGASDATRAARALFEDTAANLVDVPLEEHDTYMAYTLGLPHALNIVFSEAARSSPYPLAALAPLGGPTFTKQTRVAAEVAHENAELYRQIQKLNARTPDVYAALREALARLEASLDDEAAFRAIMEDARRFHAGVTP; via the coding sequence GTGACCGCGCCCGGCGACCTCGCGAAGATGCGCGAGGAGATCAAGCGCCTCGACGCGGACATCGTCCGCCTCGCGGCCGGCCGCGTGGCGCTCGCCCGCTCCATCGGCGAGGCGAAGCGCGCGATGGGTCTCCCGATCCGCAACTACGCGGTCGAGGCGGAGGTCATCGCCGACGCGCGCGCCCAGGCGACGTCGCTCGGCCTCGACCCGGGCCTCGCCGAGGAGACCATGAAGCTCCTCATCGCGGAGGCCCTCCGCGCCCAGGAGCGGGACCGCCGGAGCGCCTCGAAGGCGTCGGCGACCGGCTCGCGGGCCCTCGTCGTCGGCGGCCGCGGCGCGATGGGCTCCTGGTTCTGCGAGTTCCTCGATTCGAAGGGCATGAGCGTCGCCGTGAGCGACCCGCGCGGCGCGCACGCGAACTACGCCGCGGTCGGCGACTACCGCGACGCCGCGGGCTCGTTCGACGTCGTCGTCGTCGCGGTTCCCCCGGCCGCCGCCGCGAACGTCCTTGACAGGCTCGAGGGCGCGACCGAAGGGCTCGTGTTCGACATCGCGAGCCTCAAGTCGCCCCTCGCCGGCGCGCTCCGACGGCTCGCAGCAAAGGGCATGAACGTGACGAGCGTGCACCCGATGTGGGGACCTTCGACGGACCTCCTCGCCTCGCGCAACCTCGTCCTCTGCGACTGCGGCGCGTCCGACGCGACGCGCGCGGCCCGCGCCCTCTTCGAGGACACCGCGGCGAACCTCGTCGACGTCCCGCTCGAGGAGCACGACACCTACATGGCGTACACGCTCGGCCTGCCCCACGCGCTCAACATCGTCTTCAGCGAAGCCGCCCGATCGAGCCCGTACCCCCTCGCGGCGCTCGCCCCGCTCGGGGGCCCGACCTTTACGAAGCAGACGCGCGTCGCGGCCGAGGTCGCGCACGAGAACGCGGAGCTCTACCGGCAGATCCAGAAGCTGAACGCCCGCACGCCCGACGTCTACGCGGCCCTTCGCGAAGCCCTCGCGCGCCTCGAGGCGAGCCTCGATGACGAGGCCGCCTTCCGCGCGATCATGGAGGATGCGCGACGCTTCCACGCGGGGGTGACGCCGTGA
- a CDS encoding 2-amino-3,7-dideoxy-D-threo-hept-6-ulosonate synthase: protein MTHIGKARRLRRLVDAAGRAVLIPMDHGVSNGPVDGLVDPRAAVAAVARGGATGVIVHKGLVRTIDGALGATPLLVHLSASTALNPRPNDKRLVGTVEECVALGADAVSIHVNVGDERESDMLEDFGRVSADCERLGMPLLAMMYPRGKDIRDPHAVENVKHVTRLAAELGADIVKAPYTGSVETFREVVRGCPMPVVISGGPRSESPEAFLRMVADARAAGGAGVSVGRNVWQHASPEAMTRAISAIVFKGASVDDALRALKA from the coding sequence ATGACACATATTGGCAAGGCTCGTCGGCTGCGACGTCTCGTCGACGCCGCGGGCCGGGCCGTCCTCATCCCGATGGACCACGGCGTCTCGAACGGTCCCGTCGACGGCCTCGTCGACCCGCGCGCGGCCGTCGCTGCCGTCGCCCGCGGCGGCGCGACGGGCGTCATCGTCCACAAGGGCCTCGTGCGGACGATCGACGGCGCGCTCGGGGCGACCCCGCTCCTCGTCCACCTCTCGGCCTCCACCGCGCTCAATCCGCGCCCGAACGACAAGCGTCTCGTCGGCACCGTCGAGGAGTGCGTCGCCCTCGGGGCCGACGCCGTTTCCATCCACGTCAACGTGGGCGACGAGCGCGAAAGCGACATGCTCGAGGACTTCGGCCGCGTCTCGGCCGACTGCGAGCGTCTCGGCATGCCGCTCCTCGCCATGATGTATCCGCGGGGGAAGGACATCCGCGACCCGCACGCGGTCGAGAACGTGAAGCACGTGACGCGCCTCGCCGCCGAGCTCGGCGCGGACATCGTGAAGGCGCCCTACACCGGCTCCGTCGAGACCTTCCGCGAGGTCGTCCGCGGGTGCCCCATGCCGGTCGTCATCTCAGGGGGACCGCGCAGCGAGTCTCCCGAGGCCTTCCTGCGCATGGTCGCCGACGCGCGCGCGGCGGGCGGCGCGGGCGTCTCCGTGGGACGGAACGTGTGGCAGCACGCCTCCCCGGAGGCCATGACGAGGGCCATCTCCGCAATCGTTTTCAAAGGGGCGAGCGTAGACGACGCCCTCAGGGCCCTCAAGGCGTGA
- the aroC gene encoding chorismate synthase codes for MNTLGGLFRWSIVGESHGRIVGVLVDGVPPGLPFGEADVQPDLDRRRPGQSLLTTQRRETDQVQILSGVHDGRTTGAPVLMTLANEDKESAAYERARDTPRPGHSDYPARVRFKGFNDPRGGGMFSGRLTACAVMAGALARRVLEPSGIEAAAHAVRIGAVATDAALGVGEIRENVEKTPARCAVPAVAERMVAEVLAARDDLDSVGGVVECVVEGLPVGLGEPVADSVEGLLAHALFAVPAVKGVEFGDGFAISARRGSEVRDEYVVDKAGAVRTRANHNGGALGGLTTGMPLRFRVAFKPTSSIPREQATVDLATGEPATLKVKGRHDPCIVPRAVPVVEAVARCVLADLVLRRRASEGVA; via the coding sequence GTGAACACGCTCGGCGGCCTCTTCCGGTGGTCCATCGTCGGCGAGAGCCACGGCCGCATCGTGGGCGTGCTCGTCGACGGCGTCCCGCCGGGACTCCCGTTCGGCGAGGCCGACGTGCAGCCCGACCTCGACCGGCGCCGTCCGGGCCAATCCCTCCTCACGACCCAGCGCCGCGAAACGGACCAGGTCCAGATCCTGAGCGGCGTGCATGACGGCCGAACGACGGGCGCGCCCGTCCTCATGACCCTCGCGAACGAGGACAAGGAGTCCGCCGCGTACGAACGGGCGCGCGACACGCCGCGACCCGGCCATTCCGACTACCCGGCGCGCGTCCGGTTCAAGGGGTTCAACGATCCGCGCGGGGGCGGCATGTTCTCCGGCCGGCTCACCGCCTGCGCCGTCATGGCGGGCGCGCTCGCGCGGCGCGTCCTCGAGCCTTCGGGCATCGAGGCCGCGGCGCATGCCGTGCGCATCGGCGCCGTCGCGACGGACGCGGCCCTCGGCGTGGGCGAGATCCGCGAGAACGTGGAGAAGACCCCCGCGCGCTGCGCCGTCCCGGCCGTCGCCGAGCGCATGGTCGCGGAGGTCCTCGCCGCGCGCGACGACCTGGATTCCGTGGGCGGCGTCGTGGAATGCGTCGTCGAAGGTCTCCCGGTGGGCCTCGGCGAGCCCGTCGCCGATTCGGTCGAAGGACTCCTCGCCCACGCCCTCTTCGCCGTCCCCGCCGTGAAGGGCGTCGAGTTCGGGGACGGCTTCGCGATCTCGGCGCGGAGGGGAAGCGAGGTCCGCGACGAATACGTCGTCGACAAAGCGGGCGCCGTCCGCACGCGCGCGAACCACAACGGCGGCGCGCTCGGCGGCCTCACGACCGGCATGCCGCTGCGTTTCCGCGTCGCCTTCAAGCCGACCTCGTCGATCCCGCGCGAGCAGGCCACCGTCGACCTCGCGACCGGCGAGCCCGCGACCCTCAAGGTGAAGGGCCGCCACGACCCCTGCATCGTCCCGCGCGCCGTGCCGGTCGTCGAGGCCGTCGCGAGGTGCGTCCTCGCCGACCTCGTCCTGCGGCGCCGCGCGTCGGAGGGCGTCGCGTGA
- a CDS encoding ACT domain-containing protein translates to MWDLLTRHFARFPAQSRVAQALLAHGFAVRADGIFAGRVAVSDMALARAVGVDRRIIGATIETIRRTPDLARVYERLLPTCHLKDAAPALGWGAIEIVPSDARKPGILADVARVLAEHGLSIRQAIVDDPDLVEEPRLHVVTESAVPLDAIAEIRQAVGVKSVVIH, encoded by the coding sequence ATGTGGGACCTCCTGACGCGCCACTTCGCCCGTTTTCCCGCCCAAAGCCGCGTCGCCCAGGCGCTCCTCGCCCACGGTTTCGCGGTTCGCGCGGACGGCATCTTTGCGGGCCGCGTCGCGGTCTCGGACATGGCGCTCGCGCGCGCCGTCGGCGTGGACCGGCGCATCATCGGCGCGACGATCGAGACGATCCGCCGCACGCCGGACCTCGCGCGCGTGTACGAGCGCCTCCTGCCGACTTGCCACCTCAAGGACGCGGCGCCCGCCCTCGGCTGGGGCGCGATCGAGATCGTCCCGAGCGACGCGCGAAAGCCGGGCATCCTCGCGGACGTCGCGCGCGTCCTCGCCGAGCACGGCCTCTCGATCCGCCAGGCGATCGTGGACGATCCCGACCTCGTCGAGGAGCCCCGCCTGCACGTCGTGACGGAATCCGCCGTCCCGCTCGACGCGATCGCGGAGATCCGCCAGGCCGTCGGCGTGAAGTCCGTCGTGATCCACTGA